From a region of the Microcebus murinus isolate Inina chromosome 25, M.murinus_Inina_mat1.0, whole genome shotgun sequence genome:
- the VIM gene encoding vimentin yields the protein MAVGGDPLAYPGYKNTALGGVPSSATLAPGSPRQRRSSSSSSSAPTAHTRRARARLTSRSQCSPPQLPSPPPPSAAMSTRSVSSSSYRRMFGGPGTGSRPSSNRSYVTSSTRTYSLGSALRPSTSRSLYASSPGGAYVTRSSAVRLRSSVPGVRLLQDSVDFSLADAINTEFKNTRTNEKVELQELNDRFANYIDKVRFLEQQNKILLAELEQLKGQGKSRLGDLYEEEMRELRRQVDQLTNDKARVEVERDNLAEDIMRLREKLQEEMLQREEAESTLQSFRQDVDNASLARLDLERKVESLQEEIAFLKKLHDEEIQELQAQIQEQHVQIDVDVSKPDLTAALRDVRQQYESVAAKNLQEAEEWYKSKFADLSEAANRNNDALRQAKQESNEYRRQVQSLTCEVDALKGTNESLERQMREMEENFAVEAANYQDTIGRLQDEIQNMKEEMARHLREYQDLLNVKMALDIEIATYRKLLEGEESRISLPLPNFASLNLRETNLDSLPLVDTHSKRTLLIKTVETRDGQVINETSQHHDDLE from the exons ATGGCAGTGGGAGGGGACCCTCTGGCGTACCCCGGTTATAAAAACACAGCCCTCGGCGGGGTCCCGTCCTCTGCCACTCTCGCTCCGGGGTCCCCGCGCCAGAgacgcagcagcagcagcagcagcagcgctcCCACCGCCCACACCCGCCGCGCCCGCGCTCGCCTCACCTCCCGGAGCCAGTGCTCCCCACCGCAGCTGCCCAGCCCACCGCCACCCTCCGCAGCCATGTCCACCAGGTCCGTGTCCTCGTCCTCCTACCGCAGGATGTTCGGTGGCCCCGGCACCGGGAGCCGGCCGAGCTCCAACCGGAGCTACGTGACCTCGAGCACCCGCACCTACAGCCTGGGCAGCGCGCTGCGCCCCAGCACCAGCCGCAGCCTCTACGCCTCGTCCCCGGGCGGCGCGTATGTCACGCGCTCCTCGGCCGTGCGCCTGCGGAGCAGCGTGCCGGGCGTGCGGCTGCTGCAGGACTCGGTGGACTTCTCGCTGGCCGACGCCATCAACACCGAGTTCAAGAACACCCGCACCAACGAGAAGGTGGAGCTGCAGGAGCTCAACGACCGCTTCGCCAACTACATCGACAAGGTGCGCTTCCTGGAGCAGCAGAACAAGATCCTCCTGGCCGAGCTCGAGCAGCTCAAGGGCCAGGGCAAGTCGCGCCTGGGGGACCTCTACGAGGAGGAGATGCGGGAGCTGCGCCGGCAGGTGGACCAGCTCACCAACGACAAGGCCCGCGTCGAGGTGGAGCGCGACAACTTGGCCGAGGACATCATGCGGCTCCGGGAGAA ATTGCAGGAGGAGATGCTTCAGAGAGAGGAAGCCGAGAGCACCCTGCAATCTTTCAGACAG GATGTTGACAATGCGTCTTTGGCACGTCTTGACCTTGAACGTAAAGTGGAATCCTTGCAAGAAGAGATTGCCTTTTTGAAGAAACTACACGACGAG GAAATCCAAGAGCTACAGGCCCAGATTCAGGAACAACACGTCCAAATCGACGTGGACGTTTCCAAGCCTGACCTCACGGCTGCCCTGCGAGACGTTCGCCAGCAGTACGAAAGCGTGGCCGCCAAGAACCTGCAGGAGGCAGAAGAGTGGTACAAGTCCAAG TTTGCTGACCTCTCCGAGGCTGCGAACCGGAACAACGATGCCTTGCGCCAAGCCAAGCAGGAGTCCAATGAGTACCGGAGACAGGTGCAGTCCCTCACCTGCGAAGTGGATGCTCTTAAAGGAACT AACGAGTCCCTGGAACGCCAGATGCGTGAAATGGAAGAGAACTTTGCTGTCGAAGCTGCTAACTACCAAGACACTATCGGCCGCCTGCAGGATGAGATCCAGAATATGAAGGAGGAGATGGCCCGCCACCTTCGTGAATACCAAGACCTGCTCAACGTGAAGATGGCTCTTGACATTGAGATTGCCACCTACAGGAAGCTGCTGGAAGGCGAGGAGAGCAG gATTTCTCTGCCTCTTCCAAACTTTGCCTCCCTGAACCTGAGAG aaactaaTCTGGATTCACTCCCTCTGGTTGACACCCACTCCAAAAGGACCCTTCTGATTAAGACGGTTGAAACTAGAGATGGACAG gtTATCAATGAAACTTCTCAGCATCACGATGATCTTGAATGA